One window of Deltaproteobacteria bacterium genomic DNA carries:
- a CDS encoding extracellular solute-binding protein — MVWHAYRGGEEQALTKLVDQFNAANPQFHAELLAIPYDAYASKLTSAIPTGHGPDLFIYAQERIGGWAREGFLAPLDDEAGEMSKDLAPTALDAVRFEGHTYALPLSLKSVALYYNKKLVPQPPANTDELVRIAEAQTDLAHQRYGLAYAATDFYLHAAFLTGFGGTIFQEPGHRAELDTPEAENALEFVRQLVLDKKVVPDEPSATLVTSLFDSGNAAMVISGPWLAGELHNVDYAVATLPTVSSTGQPMRPLLTVEGAMVSHFANAPEGARALAKFLASRDAAIERAVTGRQVVATLSAYSDPRVGGDALLSAFSKQAQLGLPMDNTPAMGAVWEPEKRALASVLSSGLSPHDALSQAQRRLLATTRAAPPEQSPVPYVLGALVMLGGAGVILRRRPRRAGGAPVSAVFDVGSKAYAYVAPAAAGLLVLVFIPFGAGMGLAFFHHQEGHFTFIGLQNFFDILSSRDYRLTEPMNFYFTLGVTLLWTVVNVSAHAALGLGLALVLRDPLLKLKGLYRVLLIVPWAIPNYITALIWKGMFHRQFGAISALLRALHLEPISWFTHFSTAFAANVVTNTWLGFPFMMVVTLGALQSIPSELYEAAEVDGASKWAQFRHITLPLLRPALLPALILGSVWTFNMFNVIYLVSGGDPGGSTDILVSEAYRWAFQRNEQFGFAAAYSTLIFVFLLGYSALTRRVGKDPALEAT, encoded by the coding sequence ATGGTTTGGCACGCGTACCGCGGCGGTGAAGAGCAGGCGCTCACGAAGCTCGTCGATCAGTTCAACGCCGCGAACCCGCAGTTTCACGCGGAGCTGCTCGCGATTCCCTACGACGCCTACGCGAGCAAGCTGACCTCCGCGATTCCCACGGGCCACGGGCCGGATCTCTTCATCTATGCGCAGGAGCGCATCGGCGGCTGGGCGCGCGAGGGATTTCTAGCGCCGCTCGACGACGAAGCGGGCGAGATGTCCAAGGACCTCGCGCCCACCGCGCTCGACGCCGTGCGCTTCGAAGGTCACACCTACGCGCTGCCGCTGAGCCTGAAGAGCGTGGCGCTCTACTACAACAAGAAGCTGGTGCCCCAGCCGCCCGCGAATACGGACGAGCTCGTGCGCATCGCCGAGGCCCAGACCGATCTCGCGCACCAGCGTTACGGACTCGCGTACGCGGCGACCGACTTCTATTTGCACGCGGCATTTCTCACGGGCTTCGGCGGGACCATCTTCCAGGAGCCGGGACACCGCGCGGAGCTCGACACGCCCGAGGCGGAGAACGCGCTGGAGTTCGTGCGGCAGCTCGTGTTGGACAAGAAGGTCGTGCCGGACGAGCCCTCGGCGACCTTGGTGACCTCGCTCTTCGACAGCGGCAACGCGGCGATGGTGATCAGCGGCCCGTGGCTCGCGGGTGAATTGCACAATGTCGATTATGCGGTTGCCACGCTGCCCACGGTCTCGTCGACGGGGCAGCCGATGCGCCCGCTGCTCACCGTCGAGGGCGCGATGGTGTCGCACTTTGCGAATGCGCCCGAGGGCGCGCGCGCGCTCGCGAAGTTTCTCGCCTCGCGTGACGCGGCCATCGAGCGCGCGGTGACGGGTCGCCAGGTCGTCGCCACGTTGAGCGCGTATTCGGATCCGCGCGTCGGCGGCGACGCGTTGCTGAGCGCGTTCTCCAAGCAGGCGCAGCTCGGCTTGCCCATGGACAACACGCCGGCGATGGGCGCGGTGTGGGAGCCGGAGAAGCGCGCGCTGGCGTCGGTGCTCTCGAGCGGGCTCTCGCCCCATGATGCGCTCTCTCAGGCCCAGCGCCGCCTGCTCGCGACGACGCGCGCGGCGCCGCCCGAGCAGAGCCCGGTGCCGTACGTCCTCGGCGCGCTGGTGATGCTCGGTGGGGCGGGCGTCATCTTGCGGCGTCGTCCGCGGCGCGCCGGCGGAGCACCGGTCTCCGCCGTGTTCGACGTGGGCTCCAAGGCCTATGCGTATGTGGCGCCCGCAGCCGCGGGGCTGTTGGTGCTGGTCTTCATTCCCTTCGGCGCGGGGATGGGCCTGGCGTTCTTCCACCACCAGGAAGGCCACTTCACCTTCATCGGCCTGCAGAACTTCTTCGACATCTTGAGCTCGCGCGACTATCGCCTGACCGAGCCGATGAACTTCTACTTCACCCTCGGCGTGACGCTGCTCTGGACCGTGGTGAACGTCTCGGCGCACGCGGCGCTCGGGTTGGGGCTGGCATTGGTCCTTCGCGACCCGCTCCTGAAGTTGAAGGGGCTCTATCGCGTTCTATTGATTGTCCCCTGGGCGATTCCCAACTACATCACCGCGCTCATCTGGAAGGGCATGTTCCACCGTCAGTTCGGCGCCATCAGCGCCTTGTTGCGCGCGTTGCACCTCGAGCCCATCTCCTGGTTCACGCACTTCTCGACGGCGTTCGCGGCGAACGTGGTCACCAACACCTGGCTCGGCTTTCCGTTCATGATGGTGGTGACGTTGGGCGCGTTGCAGTCGATTCCCAGCGAGCTCTACGAGGCGGCGGAGGTGGACGGCGCGTCGAAGTGGGCGCAGTTCCGCCACATCACCTTGCCGCTCTTGCGGCCCGCGCTCTTGCCGGCGCTCATCCTGGGCAGCGTGTGGACCTTCAACATGTTCAACGTGATCTACCTGGTGAGCGGCGGCGACCCGGGCGGATCGACGGACATCCTGGTCTCCGAGGCCTACCGCTGGGCCTTCCAGCGAAATGAACAATTCGGTTTCGCAGCCGCCTACTCCACGCTCATCTTCGTTTTCCTACTGGGTTACTCCGCGCTCACCCGACGCGTGGGCAAGGACCCGGCGCTGGAGGCCACGTGA
- the ugpC gene encoding sn-glycerol-3-phosphate ABC transporter ATP-binding protein UgpC translates to MADVVLAGIHKAFGDNPIVRGVDLEIRSGEFMVLVGPSGCGKTTLLRLVAGLENADRGDIRIGGRTVNTLPPRERDVGMVFQSYALYPHMSVRENLAFGLTLRRIDKAEIDKRVNEAAALLELSPLLDRKPKQLSGGQRQRVAMGRAIVRRPSVFLFDEPLSNLDAALRVQMRGELARLHQRLQSTMIYVTHDQVEAMTLATRLAVFNKGVLQQVGNPLQLYQSPANKFVAGFLGSPSMNFLEGKLERGQLVGKGYTVAAPAGSEAYEGREVIWGVRPQALALSEKGALRGTVDSVERLGSDGFVYLKTDSGVVAARFDGPVTLKVGDVASAAITGDAIQLFDARSEEALPLNASQPARAVAP, encoded by the coding sequence GTGGCCGACGTCGTCCTCGCGGGGATCCACAAGGCGTTCGGGGACAACCCCATCGTTCGCGGCGTGGATCTCGAGATCCGCTCGGGCGAGTTCATGGTGCTCGTGGGCCCGTCGGGCTGCGGCAAGACCACACTCCTGCGCCTGGTGGCCGGCCTCGAGAACGCGGACCGCGGCGACATCCGCATCGGCGGCCGGACCGTGAACACGCTGCCGCCGCGCGAGCGCGACGTGGGCATGGTGTTCCAGTCGTACGCGCTCTATCCGCACATGAGCGTGCGCGAGAACCTCGCGTTCGGGCTCACGCTGCGGCGCATCGACAAGGCCGAGATCGACAAGCGCGTGAACGAGGCGGCGGCGCTGCTCGAGCTCTCGCCGCTGCTGGATCGCAAGCCGAAGCAGCTCTCGGGCGGGCAGCGGCAGCGCGTGGCCATGGGGCGCGCCATCGTGCGGCGGCCGTCGGTGTTCCTCTTCGACGAGCCGCTCTCCAACCTCGACGCCGCGCTGCGCGTGCAGATGCGCGGCGAGCTCGCGCGGCTGCACCAGCGGCTGCAGAGCACGATGATCTACGTGACCCACGATCAAGTGGAGGCGATGACGCTCGCCACCCGGCTCGCGGTGTTCAACAAGGGCGTGCTGCAGCAGGTCGGCAACCCGCTGCAGCTCTATCAATCGCCCGCGAACAAGTTCGTCGCGGGATTTCTCGGCTCGCCGTCGATGAACTTCCTGGAGGGCAAGCTCGAGCGTGGCCAGCTCGTGGGCAAGGGCTACACCGTCGCGGCGCCCGCGGGCAGCGAGGCGTACGAAGGCCGCGAGGTCATCTGGGGCGTGCGGCCGCAGGCGCTCGCGCTCTCGGAGAAGGGCGCGCTACGGGGCACGGTGGATTCGGTGGAGCGGCTCGGCAGCGACGGCTTCGTGTACTTGAAGACCGACTCGGGCGTCGTGGCCGCGCGCTTCGACGGACCGGTGACGCTCAAGGTTGGAGACGTCGCGTCGGCCGCCATCACCGGTGATGCGATTCAGCTCTTCGATGCGCGCAGTGAAGAGGCGCTTCCGCTGAACGCGTCGCAGCCCGCACGGGCGGTGGCCCCGTGA
- a CDS encoding DUF4230 domain-containing protein — translation MRRIVMVLVGVLLGLVGGLLVAFQMFAPRPKPLPDGPTVITQMREAARLETLDVSVYKKLNFAPDPPAPSDSTWQNVVTWARYNLRDPHGRAILFATVHLGLDLQQLDENHVRVDRDRVLVVLPPVISQVELDPGATEIIDSNLDSAETAQLLEQAKQAFAHDASTDPKLRERARASSERALRALVRTLGYGDLQVVPALPAHSPT, via the coding sequence ATGCGACGCATCGTGATGGTCCTCGTCGGCGTGCTCCTCGGGCTCGTGGGCGGGCTGCTGGTCGCGTTCCAGATGTTCGCGCCCAGGCCCAAGCCGCTTCCCGACGGGCCCACGGTCATCACCCAGATGCGCGAGGCCGCGCGGCTGGAGACGCTCGACGTGAGCGTCTACAAGAAGCTCAACTTCGCGCCGGATCCGCCCGCGCCGAGCGACTCCACCTGGCAGAACGTGGTGACCTGGGCGCGCTACAACCTGCGCGATCCGCACGGTCGAGCCATCCTCTTTGCGACCGTTCACCTCGGGCTCGACCTGCAGCAGCTCGACGAGAACCACGTGCGCGTGGACCGCGACCGGGTGCTGGTGGTGCTGCCGCCGGTGATCTCGCAGGTTGAGCTGGATCCGGGCGCCACGGAGATCATCGACTCCAACCTGGACAGCGCCGAGACCGCGCAGTTGCTCGAGCAGGCGAAGCAGGCGTTCGCGCATGACGCGAGCACGGATCCGAAGCTGCGTGAGCGGGCGCGCGCGTCATCGGAGCGTGCCTTGCGGGCGCTCGTTCGCACGCTCGGGTACGGCGATTTGCAGGTCGTGCCTGCTCTGCCGGCCCACAGTCCGACCTGA
- a CDS encoding class I SAM-dependent methyltransferase, whose translation MKAELAEVSWEEGGTRRRALWISESSPLPRRVVLADDTTRANEAFRLAAEGTSLLYRGDYHNARQLLGAITRRVKDAKHTGDLARDFQLYRQRQGREAQIAGKLLVEVDENFVIPMRRAPDLSKALREAWISLPRPALVPLREVLGTVGAHEWRENGVDVPALGARVHPHFGVFAPIRGEYVELVAQAPLNNAKLAFDIGTGTGVLAAVLAKRGVPKIVATDSDLRSFQCANENITRLGFADRVEVRQLDVWPEGRADLIVCNPPWLPGRPTSRIERAIYDLDSGFLKRFVLELKDHLAPGGEGWLVMSDLAERLGLRPAAMLPELFETAGLVIRDTLRTTPRHKRANDREDVLHVARSQEQTALYRLAPR comes from the coding sequence GTGAAGGCCGAGCTCGCCGAGGTCAGCTGGGAAGAGGGCGGGACTCGGCGTCGAGCGTTGTGGATTTCGGAGAGCTCGCCATTGCCGAGGCGGGTGGTGCTCGCCGATGACACGACCCGTGCGAACGAAGCATTTCGCTTGGCTGCCGAGGGGACGTCGCTGCTCTACCGTGGCGACTACCACAACGCTCGACAGCTGCTCGGCGCGATCACCCGTCGAGTGAAGGACGCGAAGCACACCGGCGATCTGGCTCGCGACTTTCAACTGTATCGACAGCGCCAGGGGCGCGAAGCGCAGATCGCCGGCAAGCTCCTCGTCGAGGTGGATGAGAACTTTGTGATTCCCATGCGTCGTGCGCCGGATCTGTCGAAGGCGCTTCGCGAGGCGTGGATTTCACTGCCGCGTCCTGCGCTCGTGCCGCTGCGTGAAGTCCTTGGCACGGTGGGCGCGCACGAGTGGCGCGAGAACGGCGTGGACGTGCCTGCGCTTGGCGCTCGCGTGCATCCACACTTTGGCGTCTTCGCGCCGATTCGCGGCGAGTACGTGGAGCTCGTCGCGCAGGCCCCACTCAACAATGCAAAGCTCGCGTTCGACATCGGCACGGGGACCGGCGTTCTCGCGGCGGTGCTCGCGAAGCGCGGCGTACCGAAGATCGTCGCGACGGACTCGGATCTGCGCTCCTTCCAGTGCGCCAACGAAAACATCACGCGGTTGGGATTTGCGGATCGGGTCGAGGTTCGGCAGCTGGACGTGTGGCCGGAAGGCCGCGCCGACTTGATAGTGTGTAATCCGCCATGGCTGCCCGGTCGGCCCACGTCGCGCATCGAGCGCGCCATCTACGATCTCGACAGCGGCTTCCTGAAGCGTTTCGTCCTCGAGTTGAAGGATCACCTCGCGCCCGGTGGCGAAGGCTGGCTGGTGATGTCGGATCTCGCGGAGCGGCTCGGGCTTCGCCCCGCGGCCATGCTGCCAGAGCTTTTCGAAACTGCTGGATTGGTGATTCGCGACACACTTCGGACCACGCCGCGTCACAAGCGCGCGAATGATCGGGAAGACGTGCTGCACGTCGCGCGTTCCCAGGAGCAGACGGCGCTCTATCGACTCGCGCCGCGGTAG
- a CDS encoding alpha-amylase codes for MERRLILASAALLLGACHASHSSANDGGTDAGLPEVTMSPRIYQLFVRTFGNTNSTNQYDGDINTNGCGKFNDINDAALDSLSKFGVTHIWLTGVIRQATLTDYSTVDPRLAADDPDIVKGRAGSPYAIRDYFDVSPDYASGPTQRMAEFQSLIARIHAHNMKAIIDLVPNHVARSYGSAIKPELDFGASDDKAQFFSPSNNFFYLVDPAGQPLQLSYPQGAPPRAGLDGRFAPEDSSDATRIPRATGNNQTSHTPSATDWYEAIKLNYGFNFVDQSTHYQPTPDTWIKVDAIVAYWQAMGVDGFRCDFAHWVPVDFWKWMIARARARGAVYFFAEAYDSAPQDTVPGYSQSAMLNAGFDALYDYQLYNVVKGIFASTNWANDIDAQVPTDARAGHLLRYTENHDERRVASAITQGDPGNSGFGSPQTGFAVTALLHLLGPDPVMIYNGQEVGEPGAGAEGFGGDDGRTTIFDYWSMPEFRKWVNDHAYDGAQLSDDQKALRTQYSALWALRNEPAIADGLFFSQQTLNKVASEYGEQGHWVYSFVRTDPDRGQTFLVIVNLNPASAYSPKVRLTSESLNRAHLPTDSTALTLSDRLSAFSTQDSASDIVNVGVEIDLPPATARVLELKAAP; via the coding sequence GTGGAACGGCGATTGATTCTCGCGAGCGCCGCGCTGCTCCTCGGCGCGTGTCATGCTTCCCATTCGTCGGCGAATGACGGCGGTACGGATGCCGGGCTTCCCGAGGTGACGATGAGCCCGCGGATCTATCAACTGTTCGTGCGGACATTCGGAAACACCAATTCGACAAATCAGTACGACGGCGACATCAACACGAACGGTTGCGGCAAGTTCAACGACATCAACGACGCCGCGCTCGACTCGCTCTCGAAGTTCGGCGTGACGCACATCTGGCTGACGGGCGTAATCCGCCAGGCGACGCTCACGGACTACTCGACGGTGGATCCGAGGCTCGCAGCGGATGATCCTGACATCGTGAAGGGCCGCGCCGGTTCGCCCTACGCCATTCGCGACTACTTCGATGTCTCGCCGGACTACGCGAGCGGTCCGACCCAGCGCATGGCGGAGTTCCAGAGCCTCATCGCGCGCATTCACGCGCACAACATGAAGGCGATCATCGACCTGGTGCCGAACCACGTGGCGCGCAGCTACGGGAGCGCGATCAAGCCGGAGCTCGATTTCGGCGCGAGCGACGACAAGGCGCAGTTCTTTTCGCCTTCGAACAACTTCTTCTATCTCGTCGACCCCGCCGGTCAGCCGCTGCAGCTCAGCTATCCACAAGGTGCGCCGCCCCGCGCAGGGCTCGACGGCCGCTTCGCGCCGGAAGACAGCTCGGACGCCACACGCATTCCTCGCGCGACCGGGAACAACCAGACCTCGCACACGCCGTCTGCGACCGATTGGTACGAAGCGATCAAGCTCAACTATGGATTCAACTTCGTCGATCAATCGACCCACTACCAGCCAACGCCGGATACATGGATCAAGGTCGATGCCATCGTGGCCTATTGGCAGGCGATGGGTGTCGATGGCTTCCGCTGCGACTTCGCGCATTGGGTCCCTGTCGATTTCTGGAAGTGGATGATCGCGCGCGCCCGCGCGCGAGGCGCCGTGTACTTCTTCGCCGAGGCCTATGACTCCGCTCCGCAGGACACGGTTCCCGGCTACTCGCAGTCGGCAATGCTCAATGCGGGCTTCGACGCGCTCTATGACTATCAATTGTACAATGTGGTGAAGGGGATCTTCGCGTCGACAAACTGGGCCAATGACATCGATGCGCAGGTCCCCACCGACGCGCGCGCGGGACATCTGCTTCGATACACCGAGAACCACGACGAGCGCCGTGTCGCATCAGCGATCACCCAGGGCGATCCTGGCAACTCGGGCTTTGGATCGCCGCAGACCGGCTTCGCTGTGACGGCGCTCCTGCATCTGCTCGGGCCGGATCCGGTGATGATCTACAACGGCCAGGAAGTGGGCGAGCCCGGCGCGGGCGCCGAGGGCTTCGGCGGCGACGATGGTCGCACCACGATCTTCGACTATTGGTCGATGCCTGAATTCAGGAAGTGGGTGAACGACCACGCGTACGACGGCGCGCAGCTCTCGGATGATCAGAAGGCACTGCGTACGCAATATTCAGCGCTCTGGGCGCTCCGGAACGAGCCGGCAATCGCGGACGGGCTCTTCTTCTCGCAGCAGACGCTCAACAAGGTCGCGTCCGAGTACGGCGAGCAGGGACACTGGGTCTACAGCTTCGTTCGCACGGATCCCGATCGCGGGCAGACGTTCCTGGTGATTGTGAACTTGAATCCCGCGAGCGCGTATTCGCCGAAGGTTCGCCTCACGAGTGAGTCACTCAACCGCGCGCACCTGCCCACGGATTCAACGGCGCTCACGCTGAGCGATCGCTTGAGTGCTTTCAGCACGCAGGATTCCGCGAGCGACATCGTGAATGTTGGCGTGGAGATCGATCTGCCGCCCGCGACCGCGCGGGTGCTCGAGCTCAAGGCGGCTCCGTGA
- a CDS encoding glycosyl hydrolase: protein MVLRLATSLALATLFAGCIHTVPEVHLAQPTPVAVAYFADRNELPSEMAVPEDVQAEVRNWLTSRGMTPQPVELANDKRPRTTGQRLEAMAKANADAPLLVLVELKVTYAAELDGRFKWTVSQKLTMARRSAMAEALSRDTSTPVFLMLAHERESEALLAAAQPIGEHVAKLADEFLAGQPDLLAPPAAPPAAAPASMREAPKAIYFVMVDRYANGDPSNDQSIDLKDPAAWHGGDLQGVIDHLDDIQAMGFDTVWLSPVWSSRQEKFFGHGAFHGYWVEDFTQLERRFGDRRLLRQLSDALHRRHMKLLLDVVLNHVAFDAPLVTSHPEWFHHNGQIKDWNDPVQLVNNDVMGLPDLAQEREDVYRFLLETSERWIDEVQPDGFRLDAVKHISSAFWKRYNADIHKYAGESFFLLGEDLDGDPAHLAKTASEDGFDAMFDFPLYFAVKDVFCDGKPLGRLASILSLDRTYPHPERLVTLVDNHDLQRIATACHGDAKKIQAAIDFTLAVRGIPSVTYGTEVGLSGEHEPENRADMKFVDSPLKSTFASGLRVAKSGDGIVTQLNGKRLEWQSGERAVVVEDGHVTTEKRATIVQPGARSVELSLARAPEQGGDTVLVAGAGPELGAWKPEAAPHLVGHALALRLPAASVYEFKFVVRHADGKVEWESRDDRFLFVPPGDGPLRVEATWNGD from the coding sequence ATGGTTCTGAGGCTCGCGACATCGCTCGCGCTCGCTACCCTGTTCGCGGGCTGCATTCACACCGTGCCCGAGGTGCACCTCGCGCAGCCCACGCCCGTTGCCGTGGCGTACTTCGCCGATCGCAACGAACTGCCCTCGGAGATGGCCGTCCCCGAGGACGTGCAGGCCGAGGTTCGCAACTGGCTCACCTCGCGCGGGATGACGCCGCAGCCGGTGGAGCTCGCGAATGACAAGCGCCCGCGCACCACCGGTCAGCGGCTCGAAGCCATGGCCAAGGCCAACGCGGACGCGCCGTTGCTGGTGCTGGTCGAGCTCAAGGTCACGTATGCCGCCGAGCTCGACGGCCGCTTCAAGTGGACCGTCTCGCAGAAGCTCACCATGGCGCGGCGGAGTGCGATGGCCGAGGCGTTGAGCCGCGATACCTCGACGCCCGTCTTCCTGATGCTCGCCCACGAGCGCGAGAGCGAAGCGCTGCTCGCGGCGGCTCAGCCCATTGGCGAGCATGTGGCCAAGCTGGCCGACGAGTTTCTCGCCGGCCAACCGGATCTCCTCGCGCCGCCGGCTGCCCCGCCGGCAGCCGCGCCCGCATCGATGCGCGAGGCGCCGAAGGCCATCTACTTCGTGATGGTCGATCGATATGCGAATGGCGATCCTTCCAATGATCAGTCGATCGATTTGAAAGATCCCGCGGCCTGGCACGGCGGCGATCTTCAGGGTGTCATCGATCACCTCGACGACATCCAGGCCATGGGCTTCGACACGGTTTGGCTCTCGCCGGTGTGGAGCTCGCGTCAGGAGAAGTTCTTCGGCCACGGCGCGTTTCACGGTTACTGGGTCGAAGATTTCACGCAGCTCGAGCGTCGCTTCGGCGACCGGAGGTTGCTTCGGCAACTGAGCGACGCGCTGCACCGCCGCCACATGAAGCTGCTCCTCGACGTGGTGCTCAACCACGTCGCATTCGATGCTCCGCTCGTGACGTCGCACCCCGAGTGGTTTCACCACAACGGGCAGATCAAGGACTGGAACGATCCCGTCCAACTCGTGAACAACGACGTGATGGGGCTGCCGGACCTCGCGCAGGAGCGTGAGGACGTGTACCGCTTCCTGCTCGAGACCTCCGAGCGCTGGATCGATGAGGTTCAGCCGGATGGCTTTCGGCTCGATGCCGTGAAGCACATCAGCTCGGCATTCTGGAAGCGCTACAACGCTGACATTCACAAGTATGCCGGCGAGAGCTTCTTCCTGCTTGGCGAGGACCTCGACGGCGATCCGGCGCACCTGGCGAAGACCGCGAGCGAAGACGGCTTCGACGCGATGTTCGACTTTCCGCTCTACTTTGCGGTGAAAGATGTGTTCTGCGATGGAAAGCCGCTCGGACGGCTCGCGTCGATCCTCTCGCTCGACCGGACCTATCCGCACCCGGAGCGGCTGGTGACGCTCGTCGACAACCACGACCTTCAGCGCATCGCGACGGCATGCCATGGCGACGCGAAGAAGATTCAGGCCGCCATCGACTTCACGCTCGCGGTTCGCGGCATTCCCTCGGTGACGTACGGAACCGAGGTGGGTCTCTCGGGCGAGCACGAACCAGAGAATCGAGCGGATATGAAGTTTGTCGATTCCCCACTCAAGAGCACCTTTGCGAGTGGCCTTCGCGTTGCCAAGTCCGGAGACGGGATTGTCACGCAACTCAACGGAAAACGGCTCGAGTGGCAGAGTGGCGAGCGCGCCGTAGTCGTCGAGGATGGGCACGTCACCACGGAGAAGCGCGCGACGATCGTTCAGCCCGGAGCTCGAAGCGTCGAGCTGAGCCTCGCACGCGCGCCCGAGCAAGGCGGCGACACCGTTCTCGTCGCTGGCGCCGGGCCCGAGCTGGGGGCGTGGAAGCCGGAGGCTGCGCCGCACCTCGTTGGCCATGCGCTCGCTCTGCGGCTTCCAGCGGCGTCGGTCTATGAATTCAAGTTCGTCGTACGGCACGCGGATGGCAAAGTGGAATGGGAGTCGCGCGACGATCGCTTCCTCTTCGTTCCGCCTGGCGACGGGCCCTTGCGCGTGGAGGCCACGTGGAACGGCGATTGA